One genomic region from Pan troglodytes isolate AG18354 chromosome 14, NHGRI_mPanTro3-v2.0_pri, whole genome shotgun sequence encodes:
- the LOC112205261 gene encoding small ribosomal subunit protein eS27: MPLAKDLLHPSPEEEKRKHKKKRLVQSPNSYFMDVKCPGCYKITTVFSHAQTVVLCVGCSTVLCQPTGGKARLTEGCSFRRKQH; the protein is encoded by the coding sequence ATGCCTCTCGCAAAGGATCTCCTTCATCCCTCtccagaagaggagaagaggaaacaCAAGAAGAAACGCCTGGTGCAGAGCCCCAATTCCTACTTCATGGATGTGAAATGCCCAGGATGCTATAAAATCACCACGGTCTTTAGCCATGCACAAACGGTAGTTTTGTGTGTTGGCTGCTCCACTGTCCTCTGCCAGCCTACAGGAGGAAAAGCAAGGCTTACAGAAGGATGTTCCTTCAGGAGGAAGCAGCACTAA